One genomic window of Leptospira paudalimensis includes the following:
- the lpxB gene encoding lipid-A-disaccharide synthase, with the protein MVAKKKSHRSNSKKNILVIAGEHSGDLIGTDLLQELKLIEPDYHFYGIGGEGMIQNGLESLEEMENLSVIGFSEAIKKYSYLKKVFYRLLDETTHRPTQLAILIDYPGFNLRLAKELKARGIPTVFYVSPQIWAWKFKRIFFIKEHIALMLTLFRFEEEIYNEYGVNAKFVGHPITKRIPEKLKKEPVIPEKLPDPHHGYTVGLLPGSRKGEIHRLIDPILGTAVLLHEQCKLEKKKIVFLLPNINQKEETFLLEKINLVKTTHPDIQIHYIWNSSLRVMEASDLLLIASGTATLEGLYFETPMVILYKVSLFTYFLGSLLMKSKFIGLANILSGEEVCREITQNECKPEYIVSEAWKILSNTKLRNKIKGILREAKERELGTNNASKKAAKEIQNLLKSIPSD; encoded by the coding sequence ATGGTAGCCAAAAAAAAGTCACATCGATCTAATTCTAAAAAAAACATTTTAGTCATCGCAGGAGAACATTCAGGTGACCTCATTGGCACAGATCTTTTACAAGAATTAAAACTCATCGAACCTGATTACCATTTTTATGGGATAGGTGGAGAAGGAATGATCCAAAATGGCCTTGAGTCATTGGAAGAAATGGAAAATCTCAGTGTGATTGGATTTTCTGAAGCGATTAAAAAGTACAGTTATCTAAAAAAAGTTTTTTATCGTTTGTTAGACGAAACTACACACAGACCAACACAGCTTGCCATCTTAATTGATTACCCTGGATTTAATTTACGTTTGGCGAAGGAGCTAAAAGCTCGAGGAATTCCAACCGTATTTTATGTATCTCCACAAATTTGGGCTTGGAAATTCAAACGAATCTTTTTTATCAAGGAACACATTGCATTAATGCTAACACTTTTTCGATTTGAAGAAGAGATATACAATGAGTATGGTGTGAATGCAAAATTTGTAGGTCACCCTATCACCAAAAGGATTCCAGAAAAATTAAAAAAAGAGCCAGTGATTCCAGAAAAACTTCCAGACCCTCACCATGGTTATACGGTGGGTTTATTACCTGGATCCAGAAAAGGAGAAATCCATCGACTCATTGATCCTATTCTTGGAACTGCAGTTTTACTCCACGAACAATGTAAGTTAGAAAAAAAGAAAATTGTATTTTTACTTCCGAATATCAACCAAAAGGAAGAAACCTTTTTATTAGAAAAAATCAATCTTGTCAAAACAACACATCCAGATATCCAAATCCACTATATTTGGAATTCCTCCCTTCGTGTGATGGAAGCAAGTGACCTACTCCTCATTGCATCAGGGACAGCAACTCTGGAAGGTTTGTATTTTGAAACCCCAATGGTGATTTTGTATAAAGTCAGTTTATTTACCTATTTTTTAGGTTCCTTACTCATGAAGTCCAAGTTCATTGGCCTTGCGAATATTCTGAGTGGGGAAGAAGTTTGCCGCGAAATCACTCAAAACGAGTGTAAACCTGAATACATTGTTTCTGAGGCTTGGAAAATCCTTTCCAATACAAAACTCAGAAATAAAATCAAAGGTATTTTACGTGAGGCGAAAGAAAGAGAACTGGGAACAAATAATGCTTCGAAAAAAGCGGCAAAGGAAATCCAAAACCTTCTAAAATCAATTCCTTCGGATTAA
- a CDS encoding LpxI family protein: MASKGRLAIIAGGGELPHIGMLEALASGEDPLFLGLIESDFSPRGHESRTIPVHITQVGKILKTIQKEKISRILMLGKVRKDLLFQKLKFDLKALSILAKTINRNDYPIFLAIADEFEAMGVKVISQKIYLQSLLLKEGRYTPKKFSNQELKDIEFGMFYAEKMADLDIGQMVVVSDESVIAVEAVEGTDETIRRGGKYTQKKGDAVICKSPKAKQDERFDLPTIGIHTFQVMLESGCKTLCIREGETLVVNPKETIEFATKHKLNFCVLGKNGSKVLNGSQKKVTSI, encoded by the coding sequence TTGGCTTCAAAAGGTAGATTGGCAATCATCGCTGGTGGTGGAGAGCTCCCCCATATAGGAATGTTGGAAGCTCTCGCTAGCGGCGAGGATCCATTATTTTTGGGACTCATTGAATCTGATTTTTCTCCACGAGGACACGAATCAAGGACCATACCCGTCCACATCACCCAAGTCGGGAAAATTTTAAAAACCATCCAGAAAGAAAAAATCTCGCGAATCCTGATGCTTGGAAAAGTGAGAAAGGATCTCCTTTTCCAAAAACTCAAATTTGATCTCAAAGCACTCTCCATCCTTGCCAAAACCATCAACCGAAATGATTACCCCATTTTCCTTGCGATTGCCGATGAGTTTGAAGCGATGGGAGTAAAAGTGATTTCACAAAAGATCTACTTACAGTCTCTCCTCCTCAAAGAAGGAAGATACACACCCAAAAAATTCAGCAACCAAGAACTAAAGGACATTGAATTTGGAATGTTCTACGCTGAAAAAATGGCTGATTTGGATATCGGACAAATGGTAGTTGTGAGTGATGAATCTGTGATTGCTGTGGAAGCAGTGGAAGGAACGGACGAAACCATTCGTCGTGGAGGAAAGTACACCCAAAAAAAAGGTGATGCAGTTATTTGTAAAAGTCCCAAAGCAAAACAGGACGAACGATTTGATTTACCAACCATTGGAATTCACACCTTCCAAGTGATGTTAGAAAGTGGATGTAAAACATTGTGCATCAGGGAAGGTGAAACGCTTGTTGTTAATCCGAAAGAAACAATTGAATTTGCCACAAAACACAAATTAAACTTTTGTGTCCTCGGTAAAAATGGAAGTAAGGTTCTCAATGGTAGCCAAAAAAAAGTCACATCGATCTAA
- a CDS encoding FmdB family zinc ribbon protein, with the protein MATYDYHCNTCGKDFEHVQSMKEDALTECLCGQKGSVERRISASAGIIFKGSGFYVTDYKKESTPSTPSSGDSGNT; encoded by the coding sequence ATGGCAACTTACGACTACCACTGTAACACATGCGGAAAAGACTTTGAACACGTACAATCCATGAAGGAAGATGCTTTGACAGAATGCCTTTGTGGACAAAAAGGTTCTGTGGAAAGACGAATCTCGGCAAGTGCAGGGATCATTTTCAAAGGATCAGGATTTTACGTCACCGACTACAAAAAAGAAAGTACTCCATCCACACCTTCTAGTGGTGATTCTGGTAACACATAA
- a CDS encoding SH3 domain-containing protein: protein MIRSRVFFVIGLLFLLVILFTYTFVDFRERDDKAYDLYQSGSYLKVLKLYKESEIPTSELELTILSQSLSQLEKQINGKDNQKELLQFLQKRNDTKLLEWETSRGTYYHIEDPYFSHLKKHGTGYKRALITKINSIIKPIPKSEVTHFLLLLILEDPRGMEESFSDALSHLLTFPFEPIGEIETGFLLQTLHFLSQNSGTNLYHQTAIIRGKNVNLRSGPGRENSEVGEVSEPEPTICLEEDGAEETIAGNEGHWKRCYFPNTQKTAWVFSGFLKETLADETLTGEFEKRFKAVDNEIRIDFEGWDGKKIPQTFFGNYIPRESIRVYGETGFPIYGSDTKNPSSQRICKKLSGNKNYFEFSFMPTDSETPIPFIEIHVQYNHLEHLAYSISLDQTSIWVNKNRYVLDGAKRRENLSLHIENRQGDKWNASLWRRNTGLIQSIRSYPLSEAMLEAGKYSWEICLPLATKPNRDHVLLFEVRTGIH from the coding sequence TTGATTCGCTCCCGTGTTTTTTTTGTAATTGGTTTACTTTTTTTACTCGTTATCCTTTTCACTTACACCTTTGTTGATTTCCGAGAACGAGATGATAAAGCGTATGATCTCTACCAATCAGGTTCTTATTTAAAAGTTTTAAAACTGTATAAGGAATCCGAAATTCCAACAAGTGAGTTGGAACTAACGATTTTATCCCAATCTTTATCCCAATTGGAAAAACAAATCAATGGGAAAGACAACCAAAAAGAACTCTTACAGTTTTTACAAAAAAGAAATGATACAAAACTTTTAGAATGGGAAACTTCGAGAGGGACGTATTATCATATTGAGGATCCATACTTTTCTCATTTGAAAAAACATGGAACTGGTTACAAACGTGCACTCATCACAAAAATCAATTCCATCATCAAACCCATTCCCAAGTCAGAAGTCACACATTTCCTACTCTTATTAATTTTAGAAGATCCAAGAGGAATGGAGGAAAGTTTTAGTGATGCATTATCACATTTACTTACCTTTCCTTTTGAACCGATAGGCGAAATTGAAACAGGTTTTCTGTTACAAACCTTACATTTTTTATCACAAAACTCAGGAACCAATCTTTACCACCAAACAGCCATCATTCGAGGAAAAAATGTAAACCTTCGTAGTGGACCGGGAAGGGAAAATAGTGAAGTGGGGGAAGTAAGTGAACCAGAGCCTACAATCTGTTTGGAAGAAGATGGTGCAGAAGAAACCATAGCCGGAAACGAAGGGCATTGGAAACGATGTTATTTTCCAAACACACAAAAAACAGCATGGGTTTTTTCTGGGTTTTTAAAGGAAACCTTAGCGGATGAAACTCTCACAGGGGAATTTGAAAAACGTTTCAAAGCCGTAGACAATGAGATTCGAATAGATTTTGAAGGATGGGACGGGAAAAAAATCCCACAAACTTTTTTTGGAAATTACATTCCGAGGGAATCCATTCGCGTGTATGGAGAAACAGGATTTCCCATTTATGGATCAGACACCAAAAACCCAAGTTCTCAAAGGATCTGTAAAAAACTTTCCGGGAACAAAAACTATTTTGAATTTTCCTTTATGCCAACTGATTCAGAGACCCCTATTCCTTTTATCGAAATTCACGTTCAATACAACCACTTAGAACATTTAGCATACTCGATCTCTCTGGACCAAACTTCGATTTGGGTCAATAAAAATCGTTATGTCCTGGACGGTGCCAAAAGGAGAGAAAATCTGTCCTTACATATAGAAAACAGGCAAGGTGACAAATGGAACGCAAGCCTCTGGAGAAGGAATACTGGCCTCATCCAATCCATTCGATCCTATCCTCTCTCGGAAGCCATGCTCGAAGCGGGCAAGTATTCTTGGGAGATTTGCCTTCCGCTTGCGACCAAACCAAACAGAGACCATGTCTTATTATTTGAAGTGAGAACAGGAATCCATTAG
- a CDS encoding TolC family protein — translation MEQRSWVSSALVLFISFGLLAAESDDKGFTLSLKDAVRYAIENNREVLQARLELAKADTNLMKFEAKYSWRAISKAEIDQKKFPFNQNNIFTGTKTQTNTYSAGIEKLFTTGTYFKLEARSQRFDSNAFENPNQTPAGFTALGLPPLYTDSLSVTIAQDLLKNAFGANERNMEKILENQTEIMREQMEDQVASKVVSTLVDYWNYSVKESGYQTFEQLLKNTKNVRDLTIRKQGLGLSESFEVNQWNALLSQVEGQMAQASAEKEEARRKLIRSLNLPEDTVFQKTTPLSETLPDKLDYQSDIDYAYKHRADFRAIQRKKENAELAMKMAKNEALPSLKAAGTYGYQAQNTISPQNNYSDNRHGVFSYQYPVMQGSLDLSYPIMDKGVKVGIRDAEIQKRQVSLEEADLVKAVSDDVKTRIDILKASFRVMENAKRTEEESKKYYNGVLRSFQQGRFNALAVKNALDTLVQDQLSLVRAKVDYNINLHRYYVAKNALFEEYGVDRAKLLPENL, via the coding sequence ATGGAACAACGTTCATGGGTTTCTAGTGCATTGGTTCTCTTCATTTCCTTCGGCCTTCTTGCCGCCGAATCGGACGATAAAGGGTTTACCTTAAGTTTAAAGGATGCGGTTCGGTATGCGATTGAAAACAACCGCGAAGTGTTACAAGCACGTTTGGAATTAGCAAAAGCTGATACCAATTTAATGAAATTTGAAGCCAAGTATTCTTGGCGTGCGATATCCAAAGCAGAAATCGACCAAAAGAAGTTCCCTTTTAACCAAAACAACATCTTTACGGGAACAAAAACCCAAACCAACACCTACAGTGCTGGGATTGAAAAACTGTTCACTACAGGAACTTACTTCAAACTAGAAGCAAGGTCACAACGTTTTGACTCAAACGCGTTTGAAAATCCGAACCAAACTCCTGCTGGATTTACAGCATTAGGACTCCCTCCTCTGTATACGGATTCCTTATCCGTTACCATTGCCCAAGACTTGCTTAAAAATGCGTTTGGTGCCAATGAAAGGAATATGGAAAAAATCTTAGAAAACCAAACAGAAATCATGCGGGAACAAATGGAAGACCAAGTTGCTTCCAAAGTGGTATCTACTCTTGTCGATTATTGGAATTATTCTGTAAAAGAATCGGGATACCAAACCTTCGAACAATTGTTAAAAAATACAAAAAATGTAAGGGATCTAACGATTCGCAAACAAGGGCTTGGACTTTCGGAAAGTTTCGAAGTGAACCAATGGAATGCCCTACTTTCCCAAGTGGAAGGCCAAATGGCCCAAGCAAGTGCAGAAAAAGAAGAAGCGAGACGAAAACTGATTCGTTCCCTGAACCTTCCTGAAGACACTGTTTTCCAAAAAACAACTCCACTTTCTGAAACTTTACCCGACAAATTGGATTACCAATCTGATATCGATTACGCATACAAACACAGAGCTGATTTCCGAGCCATACAAAGGAAAAAAGAAAACGCAGAACTTGCTATGAAGATGGCAAAAAACGAAGCCCTACCATCGTTAAAAGCAGCGGGAACGTATGGTTACCAAGCTCAAAATACCATTAGCCCTCAAAATAATTATTCTGACAACCGCCATGGTGTTTTTTCCTACCAATACCCAGTGATGCAAGGGTCTCTTGACTTAAGTTACCCCATCATGGACAAAGGGGTAAAAGTTGGAATCCGTGATGCAGAAATCCAAAAAAGACAGGTCTCGTTAGAGGAAGCTGATTTGGTCAAAGCAGTTTCAGATGATGTCAAAACAAGAATTGATATATTAAAAGCATCATTCCGAGTGATGGAAAATGCAAAACGTACGGAAGAGGAATCCAAAAAATACTACAATGGTGTTTTACGTTCCTTCCAACAAGGCAGGTTCAATGCACTTGCCGTAAAAAATGCACTGGACACATTGGTACAAGACCAGTTATCACTCGTAAGAGCAAAAGTTGACTACAACATCAATTTACACAGATACTATGTGGCAAAAAATGCATTATTCGAAGAATACGGAGTGGACCGAGCCAAACTCCTTCCTGAAAATCTTTAA
- the sucD gene encoding succinate--CoA ligase subunit alpha, with amino-acid sequence MAVLVDENTRVVVQGITGKEGSFHATQMLEYGTKVVAGVTPGKGGQIWTSEFGKTAPVRNTIKDAMKEDGANAAVIFVPPPFAADAILEGIFAEIPLVVCITEGIPTHDMLKVYSVLRNSKTKLVGPNCPGVINPRYNVKMGIMPGFIHTPGNIGIVSRSGTLTYESVASLTAAGLGQSTCIGIGGDPVPGMNHVEAVRLLNEDPDTEGIVMIGEIGGTSEEEAAAYIKAHVKKPVVGFIAGQTAPPGKRMGHAGAIISGGMGTATSKIAAMQDAGVSICAHIGEVGDKMKLALKK; translated from the coding sequence ATGGCTGTATTAGTAGATGAAAATACAAGAGTCGTTGTACAAGGGATCACTGGAAAAGAAGGATCCTTCCATGCAACGCAAATGTTAGAATATGGTACCAAAGTGGTAGCAGGTGTTACACCAGGAAAGGGTGGACAAATTTGGACTTCTGAGTTCGGAAAAACTGCACCAGTACGCAATACTATCAAAGACGCAATGAAGGAAGACGGAGCAAACGCTGCTGTCATTTTTGTTCCACCTCCATTTGCTGCGGATGCAATCCTAGAAGGAATTTTTGCAGAGATCCCTCTCGTGGTTTGTATCACAGAAGGAATCCCAACTCACGACATGTTAAAAGTGTACAGTGTTTTACGAAATTCCAAAACAAAACTTGTGGGACCTAACTGCCCAGGTGTCATTAACCCTCGTTACAATGTAAAGATGGGAATTATGCCAGGTTTTATCCACACTCCAGGAAACATTGGAATCGTTTCCCGTTCTGGAACCTTAACATATGAATCCGTTGCTTCTCTCACTGCGGCAGGCCTTGGCCAGTCTACATGTATTGGGATCGGGGGTGACCCAGTTCCAGGGATGAACCACGTAGAAGCGGTTCGTCTCCTTAACGAAGACCCAGATACAGAAGGGATCGTGATGATTGGTGAAATTGGTGGAACTTCCGAAGAAGAAGCTGCTGCTTACATCAAAGCTCATGTGAAAAAACCAGTTGTCGGTTTTATTGCAGGGCAAACTGCTCCTCCAGGAAAACGTATGGGCCATGCCGGTGCGATCATTTCAGGGGGAATGGGAACTGCTACTTCCAAAATTGCAGCAATGCAAGATGCTGGTGTGAGCATTTGTGCTCATATTGGGGAAGTGGGAGATAAAATGAAATTGGCCCTTAAAAAATAA
- the sucC gene encoding ADP-forming succinate--CoA ligase subunit beta, with translation MKVHEYQAKEILRRHNANVPFGKVIDTVGDFEKAYSEVVQKSPVVVVKAQIHAGGRGKGGGVKVAKTKDDAKAAAEKILGMQLITPQTGPEGKKVLKVYLEQGLEIAKEYYLSILLDRAIRKTIIMASTEGGMEIEEVAETHPEKIIKIQIDPGIGIQGSQVRELAFALGIPAEAQKSFTALVNSVYNAYIKEDAALLEINPLILTKQNEIIAGDCKMDLDENALYRHPDNEALRDISEEDPYEVKAKEYNLNYVKLDGNIGCMVNGAGLAMATMDIVKLAGAEPANFLDVGGGANPTTVENGFRLILSDPNVKGIFVNVFGGIVRCDRVAVGIIEATKKVNVSVPVVVRLKGTNAEEGKKILNESGMNIVGVEGLRDAADKIVSLIKK, from the coding sequence ATGAAAGTCCACGAATACCAGGCCAAAGAAATCCTACGTAGACACAATGCCAACGTTCCATTCGGAAAGGTCATCGACACAGTCGGTGATTTCGAAAAGGCATATAGCGAAGTTGTCCAAAAATCACCAGTAGTGGTGGTAAAAGCCCAAATCCACGCAGGTGGACGAGGAAAAGGTGGCGGAGTGAAGGTCGCAAAGACAAAAGACGATGCCAAAGCAGCAGCTGAGAAAATTCTCGGAATGCAACTCATCACCCCTCAAACGGGTCCAGAAGGGAAAAAAGTCCTAAAAGTGTATTTAGAACAAGGACTTGAAATCGCAAAAGAATATTACCTTTCCATCCTCCTCGACAGAGCAATTCGCAAAACCATTATCATGGCTTCTACTGAAGGTGGTATGGAAATTGAAGAAGTTGCGGAAACTCACCCTGAAAAGATCATCAAAATCCAAATTGATCCAGGAATTGGAATCCAAGGTTCCCAAGTCAGAGAACTTGCATTCGCTCTTGGAATCCCTGCGGAAGCACAAAAATCATTCACTGCCCTAGTGAATTCTGTCTATAATGCTTACATCAAAGAAGATGCAGCACTTTTAGAAATTAACCCCCTCATCCTTACCAAACAAAACGAAATCATTGCAGGTGACTGTAAGATGGACTTGGATGAAAATGCACTCTATCGTCACCCAGACAACGAAGCACTCCGTGACATTTCGGAAGAAGATCCTTACGAAGTAAAAGCAAAAGAATACAACCTCAACTACGTGAAGTTAGATGGAAACATCGGTTGTATGGTGAATGGTGCCGGTCTTGCGATGGCAACCATGGACATCGTTAAACTTGCTGGTGCAGAACCTGCTAACTTCCTTGACGTCGGAGGTGGAGCAAATCCAACCACTGTGGAAAACGGATTTAGACTCATCCTTTCCGATCCAAATGTGAAGGGAATTTTTGTGAACGTATTTGGTGGAATCGTACGATGTGACCGTGTTGCGGTTGGTATCATCGAAGCTACTAAAAAAGTAAACGTATCGGTACCGGTTGTGGTTCGGTTGAAAGGAACCAACGCAGAAGAAGGGAAAAAAATCCTGAACGAATCTGGTATGAACATTGTGGGAGTAGAAGGACTCCGTGACGCGGCAGACAAAATTGTCTCCCTAATCAAAAAATAG
- a CDS encoding sensor histidine kinase, translated as MNEAIHQSEFFYSFANQLPYSVFLFESKSQTIDKENSLLFSNSKAMELQRIPELGGFDLTIGSFFPFLFETELFHEIQSVWNEHRQWEEVIAKNKFHYFGIQNQTYLLKLTRLDSFHYTISMEELTDAILAEKILKQKETKLDRLLRTMINGVVVVNLQGQILYANESASEILDLELEQIENRYFSSKEWKQINEDGSPFPTDKLPLALALGKQITVYNCEHGIISEDGHVKWLNVNATPLFDEHGNLEGATASFLDITELKNTQNTIEQQNRKLTSVLNAIERSSIVSVTNPEGIIIRANSKFIKISGFTESEIIGSDHKILSSDYHKKDFWQELWEQIKNGKTWEGVIKNKSKDGTYFWLQTFIHPLYNLQDEIEAYLSIRFDITEEIEALENTNRMLHFTGIQNNRLQNFAYIVSHNIRQHSSNFTSLIQLLEESKSEEDKKNLIDMLHASSIQLEETISHLNDIISINQTLNKPMEFCSLKKEVDKTLSILSGSIELRKIQVDVQIPEGLTIRTIPAYLESILLNLLSNAVKYVRLKQGAWIKVGIEEKNEQITILVEDNGLGINLEKHGNKIFGMFKTFHRNEDARGIGLFITKSQVEVLGGEITVESEEQKGSRFFVRLPKNPEETLRV; from the coding sequence ATGAACGAAGCGATCCATCAATCAGAGTTCTTTTATTCCTTCGCAAACCAATTGCCCTATTCTGTTTTTTTATTTGAATCTAAATCCCAAACGATTGATAAAGAAAATTCATTATTATTTTCGAACTCCAAAGCGATGGAACTCCAACGGATTCCTGAACTTGGAGGCTTTGATTTAACCATTGGATCATTCTTTCCATTTTTATTTGAAACAGAATTATTCCACGAAATCCAATCTGTTTGGAACGAACACAGACAATGGGAAGAGGTAATTGCAAAAAATAAGTTCCACTACTTTGGAATCCAAAACCAAACTTACTTACTCAAACTAACCCGTTTGGATTCTTTCCATTATACAATTTCGATGGAAGAGTTAACAGATGCCATCCTCGCAGAAAAAATCCTAAAACAAAAAGAAACAAAACTCGATCGTTTATTAAGGACAATGATCAACGGTGTTGTAGTTGTGAATTTGCAAGGACAAATCCTTTATGCAAATGAAAGTGCTTCCGAAATTTTAGATTTGGAATTGGAACAAATTGAAAACCGATACTTCAGTTCAAAGGAATGGAAACAAATCAATGAAGATGGAAGCCCTTTCCCTACAGACAAACTACCATTAGCATTAGCTCTTGGAAAACAAATCACAGTCTACAATTGTGAACATGGAATTATATCGGAAGATGGTCATGTAAAATGGTTAAACGTGAATGCGACTCCACTTTTTGATGAACATGGAAACTTAGAAGGAGCCACAGCTAGTTTTTTAGATATCACAGAACTTAAAAACACACAGAATACAATCGAACAACAAAATCGAAAACTAACCTCTGTTTTAAATGCAATTGAAAGATCATCCATTGTGAGTGTCACAAATCCCGAAGGGATCATCATACGAGCAAATTCAAAATTTATTAAAATTTCTGGGTTTACAGAATCCGAAATCATTGGATCGGACCATAAAATATTAAGTTCGGATTATCATAAAAAAGATTTTTGGCAAGAACTTTGGGAACAAATCAAAAATGGAAAAACTTGGGAAGGGGTCATTAAAAACAAATCCAAAGATGGCACTTATTTTTGGCTTCAAACCTTTATCCACCCTCTATACAACCTTCAAGATGAAATTGAAGCATATCTATCCATACGATTCGATATAACCGAAGAAATTGAAGCACTGGAAAATACAAATCGAATGTTACATTTTACAGGCATCCAAAACAATCGATTACAAAACTTTGCTTACATCGTATCTCACAACATAAGACAACATTCATCCAATTTCACTTCTCTTATCCAATTGTTAGAAGAATCAAAATCAGAAGAAGACAAAAAGAATCTGATCGATATGTTACATGCGTCCTCCATCCAATTGGAAGAAACAATTTCCCATCTGAACGATATCATTTCCATTAACCAAACATTGAATAAGCCTATGGAATTTTGTTCCTTAAAAAAAGAAGTGGATAAAACTCTTTCGATCCTCAGTGGTTCCATCGAATTGCGAAAGATCCAAGTGGATGTACAAATTCCAGAGGGGCTTACCATAAGAACCATCCCTGCTTATTTAGAAAGCATCTTACTCAACCTTCTATCCAATGCCGTAAAATATGTACGTTTGAAACAAGGTGCTTGGATCAAAGTGGGAATCGAAGAAAAAAATGAACAAATCACCATTTTGGTCGAAGACAATGGCCTTGGGATCAATTTGGAGAAACATGGGAACAAAATCTTTGGGATGTTCAAAACATTCCACCGCAATGAAGACGCAAGAGGGATTGGTCTATTCATCACCAAATCACAAGTAGAGGTTCTTGGTGGTGAGATCACTGTGGAAAGTGAAGAACAAAAAGGTTCCAGATTTTTTGTAAGGCTCCCCAAAAACCCAGAGGAAACACTAAGGGTGTAA
- a CDS encoding Vgb family protein produces the protein MLRNFTLLIFVIFLSHCTNGNISNNCDVGSENYINSLLLRFVVKDRSYLCGYKVRIPACSLSYEETHLPENWIQVKQEVETQFALGSSGEETLIKYNTNTVAAVTGAASTAFQGALSAPNGNVYLLPYNSPKIVTINPITKNYESAATVPGNVDFIGGTLGPNGIIYLSPHTNNTFFKLDTSNNTLTNITSISMGGAAYNGGVYAPNGKIYYVPSGESTIRYYDTKKGTIGSVATPVSGGIFANGVLTPEGKIYFIPHTATNIHILDTFTESVTTIPFSFGGASNYISGIYTPNGRIYIIPYNASTVYYVDTKDNDKVVNAGTIPSAGTAMFNGVVLAPNGRLYPIPLNYANFISIDSNNSEIRVLMANPSTNSYRGGVIGQAGEIYLSPHSSNRFDLLDTKSIGSFCDSVRLSPYWNKF, from the coding sequence ATGCTCCGAAATTTTACTCTGCTCATTTTTGTCATTTTTTTATCCCATTGTACGAATGGAAATATCTCTAACAATTGTGATGTGGGCTCGGAGAATTATATAAATTCTTTACTGTTACGTTTTGTAGTGAAGGACAGGAGTTACCTGTGTGGTTACAAAGTTCGGATACCTGCTTGTTCCTTAAGTTACGAAGAAACACATTTGCCTGAGAATTGGATCCAGGTAAAACAAGAAGTAGAAACTCAATTTGCACTTGGATCTAGTGGTGAAGAGACCTTAATCAAATACAATACAAATACTGTCGCAGCAGTAACCGGCGCTGCCTCAACAGCTTTCCAAGGTGCACTCAGTGCACCAAATGGAAATGTTTATCTCTTACCTTATAACTCACCTAAAATAGTCACCATTAATCCCATTACAAAAAATTATGAATCAGCAGCAACTGTTCCAGGAAATGTGGATTTTATAGGCGGAACCTTAGGTCCAAATGGAATCATTTACCTTTCCCCTCATACCAATAATACTTTTTTCAAACTGGATACTTCAAATAATACATTGACGAACATAACATCGATTTCCATGGGAGGGGCAGCTTACAATGGTGGTGTGTATGCTCCGAATGGAAAAATTTATTACGTTCCAAGTGGGGAATCAACAATCCGGTATTATGACACGAAAAAAGGAACGATTGGTTCTGTTGCAACACCTGTGAGTGGAGGAATCTTCGCCAATGGTGTGTTAACTCCCGAAGGTAAAATCTACTTTATTCCTCATACGGCAACGAATATACATATTCTAGACACATTTACAGAATCAGTCACAACGATTCCATTTTCTTTCGGTGGTGCAAGTAATTATATATCAGGAATCTATACACCTAACGGCCGTATCTATATCATACCTTATAATGCTTCGACAGTTTATTATGTAGACACAAAAGATAACGACAAAGTTGTCAATGCGGGTACAATTCCCAGCGCTGGCACTGCCATGTTTAACGGAGTTGTACTAGCACCTAACGGAAGGCTCTATCCCATTCCCTTAAATTATGCGAATTTTATTTCCATCGATTCCAATAACTCTGAAATCAGAGTTTTAATGGCAAATCCAAGTACAAATTCCTACCGGGGAGGTGTCATCGGGCAAGCTGGTGAGATTTACCTCTCTCCCCATAGTTCAAACCGTTTTGATTTACTCGATACTAAATCAATTGGAAGTTTTTGTGATTCCGTTAGGCTTTCACCCTATTGGAATAAATTTTAG